From the genome of Impatiens glandulifera chromosome 9, dImpGla2.1, whole genome shotgun sequence, one region includes:
- the LOC124914031 gene encoding chloride channel protein CLC-c-like, producing the protein MDQEDATNDIENERSTYSEDIERQWSDVSDKNMAYMEPLLVQRINTTSQIALVGANVCPIESLDYEIIENEVFKQDWRSRNKVEIFQYIFLKWALALLIGLATGLVGFCNNIGVENIAGYKLLLTNDLMTNGKYFKAFAAFAGCNLALAIAAASLCAFVAPAAAGSGIPEVKAYLNGVDAYSILAPSTLFVKIFGSILGVSAGFVVGKEGPMVHTGACIASLLGQGGSRKYHLTWKWLRYFKNDRDRRDLITCGAAAGVAAAFRAPVGGVLFALEEAASWWRSALLWRTFFTTAVVAIILRIFIDFCANEMCGLFGKGGLIMYDVSSAKVSYSISDVLSVLFLGVIGGILGSFYNFLIDKVLRTYAIINERGPLFKVFLVMIISILTSCCAFGVSWFSACKPCPSNLTVKCPNAGESGNYKSFQCPSGYYNDMASLFLSTNDDAIRNLFSTSTHKEFHISTLFIFFFAIYFLGIITYGIAIPSGLFIPVILAGASYGRLVGRLFASISRLDMGLFSLLGAASFLGGTMRMTVSLCVILLELTNDLYLLPLVMFVLLISKSVADNFNKGVYDQIVKLKGLPYMEAHAEPYMKNLVARDVVAGPLVSFSGIEKVGTIVHALRSTGHNGFPVIDEPPFTESAELCGIVLKSHLLVILKEKHFSKDMVFSGEDFLGKFDAFDFAKAGSGKGIKLESIDISVEEMEMYIDLHPIINASPYTVVETMSLAKAAILFRQLGLRHMCVVPKAQGRPPIVGILTRHDFMPEHVLGLYPAMKSHKHKSSFLGDSFIQNI; encoded by the exons ATGGATCAAGAAGATGCCACCAATGATATCGAGAATGAAAGATCTACTTATTCCGAGGACATTGAGAGACAATGGTCAGATGTATCTGATAAAAACATGGCTTACATGGAGCCACTTTTGGTGCAGAGGATAAACACCACATCTCAAATCGCCCTTGTTGGTGCCAATGTTTGCCCAATTGAGAGTCTTGACTATGA GATTATAGAAAATGAAGTATTTAAACAAGATTGGAGGTCAAGAAACAAAGTTGAGATTTTTCAATACATTTTCCTCAAATGGGCTCTTGCACTTCTTATTGGCCTGGCTACTGGACTTGTAGGATTTTGTAACAATATAGGTGTGGAGAATATTGCAGGTTACAAATTACTGCTTACCAATGATCTCATGACTAATGGCAA ATATTTCAAAGCTTTTGCTGCATTTGCTGGTTGCAATCTAGCGTTGGCAATAGCTGCTGCATCACTTTGTGCTTTCGTAGCTCCAGCAGCTGCAGGGTCTGGAATCCCAGAGGTGAAAGCTTATCTCAATGGTGTTGATGCTTATTCAATATTGGCTCCAAGCACCCTATTTGTAAAG ATTTTTGGTTCCATTCTTGGCGTATCTGCTGGATTTGTGGTGGGGAAAGAAGGACCAATGGTACATACAGGCGCATGCATTGCTTCTTTACTTGGGCAAGGAGGTTCTCGTAAGTATCATCTGACATGGAAATGGCTAAGATACTTCAAAAATGACAGAGACCGACGCGATCTGATCACCTGTGGTGCTGCTGCTGGTGTTGCGGCTGCTTTCCGTGCACCGGTTGGTGGTGTTTTGTTTGCTCTTGAAGAAGCAGCTTCATG GTGGAGGAGTGCCCTATTGTGGAGGACATTTTTCACAACAGCTGTAGTTGCTATAATTTTAAGAATCTTCATAGATTTCTGTGCAAATGAAATGTGTGGATTATTTGGAAAAGGAGGTCTCATAATGTATGATGTCAGTTCAGCAAAGGTATCCTACAGCATTTCCGATGTCCTATCTGTTCTCTTCCTAGGAGTTATTGGAGGCATTCTTGGAAGCTTCTACAACTTTCTCATCGACAAGGTGCTTCGCACCTATGCTATCATTAACGA AAGAGGTCCTCTTTTCAAGGTCTTTCTTGTCATGATTATCTCGATATTGACCTCCTGTTGTGCATTCGGAGTTTCATGGTTTTCTGCATGCAAACCTTGTCCTAGTAATCTTACAGTTAAGTGTCCTAATGCTGGAGAATCCGGGAACTATAAGAGTTTCCAATGCCCTTCAGGCTACTATAACGATATGGCATCGTTATTCCTGAGCACAAACGATGATGCTATACGAAACCTTTTCAGCACAAGCACCCATAAGGAATTCCATATCTCAACActattcatattcttcttcGCAATCTATTTCCTCGGAATCATCACATATGGAATTGCAATCCCTTCCGGACTCTTTATCCCGGTCATCTTGGCCGGAGCTAGCTACGGACGTTTAGTTGGGAGACTTTTTGCGTCCATCTCTAGACTTGACATGGGTTTATTCTCTTTACTGGGAGCAGCTTCTTTTCTTGGGGGAACCATGAGAATGACTGTTTCACTTTGTGTGATACTTCTGGAACTGACCAACGATCTGTATTTGCTTCCTCTTGTGATGTTTGTCTTACTTATATCTAAATCCGTTGCTGATAATTTCAACAAGGGTGTTTATGATCAAATAGTGAAGCTAAAAGGGTTGCCTTATATGGAAGCTCATGCCGAACCTTATATGAAGAATTTAGTTGCACGAGATGTTGTGGCTGGTCCTTTGGTTAGTTTTTCAGGGATTGAGAAAGTGGGAACGATTGTTCATGCTTTAAGGAGCACAGGGCATAATGGTTTTCCTGTTATTGATGAACCTCCTTTCACCGAATCAGCAGAGTTATGTGGAATAGTTCTGAAGTCTCATTTGCTTGTGATTCTTAAAGAGAAACACTTCTCTAAAGATATGGTGTTTTCTGGGGAAgattttttgggaaaatttgaTGCTTTTGACTTTGCTAAGGCTGGATCTGGCAAGGGGATTAAATTGGAAAGTATTGATATAAGTGTTGAAGAGATGGAAATGTACATTGATTTGCACCCGATTATCAATGCATCGCCATATACTGTGGTGGAAACTATGTCTTTGGCTAAAGCTGCTATTCTTTTTCGACAACTTGGTCTTAGACATATGTGTGTTGTGCCAAAAGCTCAAGGG AGGCCCCCAATTGTTGGAATACTAACAAGACATGATTTCATGCCGGAACATGTTTTGGGACTCTATCCTGCCATGAAATCTCACAAGCACAAGTCATCTTTCTTGGGAGACTCTTTTatccaaaatatataa
- the LOC124915332 gene encoding CCR4-NOT transcription complex subunit 11-like codes for MIGKEGSQALLALLNSGDFRTFDEIYTDFTTKIPHHMHFKFCCALETLIQEKMMLKPTQRLVAFSILHLNYSKQHPSFNPFIHLLVNIACDDDAENVERDFILRLLKLASASGSTEALKISAASYIKTFDPSLFVLPQPEQLKQQYCTKVQPESFNCFSKTTSVKANIPDPDLPGGCDTNSTEFDLKPGVKPKIGSGDRDETVSGLLQTLSSEGVGPRWIRPVPPRLPVLDDELVWLNPDNNHELLWDYGMCADTSRGAAVRDLIAKALKGPLAPAQQEQVLVELTNDPKLVYHCGLTPRKLPELVEHNPLIAVEVLIKLMNSPEISEYFNVLVNMDMSLHSMEVVNRLTTAVELPTEFVHMYITNCISSCENIKDKYMQNRLVRLVCVFLQSLIRNKIINVHDLFIEVQAFCIEFSRIREAAGLFRLLKTLE; via the exons ATGATCGGAAAAGAAGGAAGTCAGGCGCTGCTGGCGCTGCTCAATTCCGGCGACTTTCGTACTTTCGATGAAATCTACACCGATTTCACCACCAAGATCCCTCACCATATGCATTTCAAATTCTGTTGCGCCCTAGAAACTCTCATCCAG GAAAAGATGATGCTTAAACCTACTCAACGCTTGGTTGCATTTTCTATTCTCCATCTGAATTATTCTAAGCAGCATCCTTCTTTCAATCCATTCATACATTTACTTGTAAAT ATTGCATGTGATGATGATGCTGAAAATGTTGAACGTGACTTCATCCTTCGGTTACTAAAATTAGCAAGTGCTTCCGGAAGTACAGAG GCTTTGAAGATCTCTGCAGCATCATATATCAAGACGTTTGACCCATCTTTATTT GTATTGCCTCAACCAGAGCAGTTGAAGCAACAGTATTGTACTAAAGTACAGCCAGagtcttttaattgtttttccAAGACAACTTCTGTAAAAGCAAATATCCCGGATCCTGACTTGCCTGGTGGTTGTGATACAAATTCAACGGA GTTTGACCTGAAGCCTGGAGTCAAACCAAAAATTGGTTCTGGAGATCGGGATGAAACAGTATCTGGTCTGTTACAAACTTTATCATCAGAGGGAGTTGGTCCTAGGTGGATTAGACCTGTTCCACCCAGACTGCCTGTACTGGATGATGAA TTAGTTTGGCTTAATCCTGATAACAATCATGAACTTTTATGGGATTATGGGATGTGTGCTGATACTAGTAGAGGAGCTGCAGTAAGAGACCTTATTGCAAAAGCTTTAAAGGGGCCTCTAGCACCTGCTCAACAAGAG CAAGTCTTGGTGGAGTTGACAAATGATCCTAAGCTTGTTTATCACTGTGGTCTGACACCTAGGAAGCTTCCG GAACTTGTAGAGCATAATCCCCTTATTGCAGTTGAAGTTCTTATCAAGCTGATGAATTCACCAGAAATTTCAGA ATATTTCAACGTTCTTGTCAATATGGACATGAGTCTGCATTCCATGGAAGTGGTAAACAGGCTGACTACGGCAGTTGAACTTCCAACTGAATTTGTACACATGTACATCACAAACTGTATTTCATCCTGCGAGAATATCAAG GATAAGTACATGCAGAACAGACTTGTGAGACTTGTGTGTGTCTTTTTACAGAGCCTCATCCGCAACAAAATCATCAATG TTCATGATCTTTTTATCGAAGTTCAAGCCTTCTGTATAGAGTTCTCGCGCATTAGAGAAGCTGCAGGACTGTTTAGGCTTCTGAAAACGTTGGAGTAA
- the LOC124914701 gene encoding uncharacterized protein LOC124914701 gives MDDDLYMDEMELVAAAAGYNYYSSLAKLPRRDKSPSGTGFLAEVLTGEDEVCREMLRMDKHVFCKFSDILRQKAMLRDTHGVLIEEQLAMFLIIIGHREKNRVIQERFQHSGETISRHFNNVLKAVKSLSREFLQSPPQSTPPEIRDNKRYYPYFKDCIGVIDGMHLPAHVPAKDQSRFRDKKGMISQNVLGASTLDLKFIFIYPGWEGSAPDSRILRAVLTDPDQKFPPVPEGKYYLVDSGYANMEGFIAPFPGTRCHLGEYRGATQLPRNPKELFNHRHASLRNAIQKSFEVLKTRFPIIKVASQYSFQTQRDIIIAACVIHNHIRREEPNDWLFAAVEENGVDDLADLDEQLDMVPQSPMEESAMAFRDSVATAMWNDFINNWDEW, from the exons ATGGATGATGACCTATATATGGATGAGATGGAGCTGGTTGCAGCTGCTGCGGGCTACAATTATTATAGCAGCTTAGCGAAGCTTCCCCGACGAGATAAATCACCGAGTGGTACTGGTTTCTTGGCTGAAGTATTGACTGGAGAGGATGAGGTTTGTCGCGAAATGTTGAGGATGGATAAGCATGTTTTCTGTAAGTTTTCTGACATCCTTAGACAGAAAGCCATGTTGCGAGATACACATGGGGTTTTGATAGAGGAACAGTTAGCTATGTTCTTGATTATCATTGGTCACAGAGAAAAAAATAGAGTTATTCAGGAACGGTTTCAGCATTCTGGTGAAACTATAAGCAGGCACTTCAATAATGTTCTCAAGGCGGTTAAGTCGCTGTCTCGCGAATTCCTTCAGTCACCCCCGCAATCTACTCCTCCAGAAATTCGCGATAATAAGCGTTACTACCCTTACTTTAAG GATTGTATTGGAGTAATAGATGGTATGCATCTGCCTGCACATGTCCCTGCCAAGGATCAATCGCGTTTTCGTGATAAGAAAGGCATGATATCTCAGAATGTGCTGGGGGCTTCCACATTAGATCTGAagtttatattcatttatccTGGTTGGGAAGGCTCTGCTCCAGATTCTCGAATACTAAGAGCAGTTCTCACTGATCCTGATCAGAAGTTTCCACCCGTACCTGAAG GTAAATACTATCTGGTTGATTCTGGCTACGCAAATATGGAAGGTTTTATCGCACCATTTCCTGGTACACGTTGCCATCTTGGGGAATACAGAGGTGCAACTCAGTTGCCTAGAAACCCAAAAGAGCTATTTAATCACAGGCACGCATCCTTAAGAAATGCGATCCAAAAGTCATTTGAAGTGCTGAAAACTAGATTCCCCATAATCAAGGTAGCTTCTCAATATTCATTCCAGACACAAAGGGATATAATCATAGCTGCTTGTGTTATTCATAACCACATTCGACGCGAGGAACCGAATGACTGGCTGTTTGCGGCTGTAGAAGAAAATGGTGTTGATGATTTAGCCGATCTGGATGAACAACTAGACATGGTGCCACAATCCCCAATGGAGGAGTCGGCCATGGCATTCAGGGACTCTGTGGCAACTGCCATGTGGAATGATTTCATAAATAACTGGGATGAGTGGTGA
- the LOC124913923 gene encoding uncharacterized protein LOC124913923 isoform X1 — protein sequence MSGVPGKRPHEDVGGGGGGSNSSGSSKYPHDDSAAGYPNIGPKLQPSAGSSEYIHHHTNSHSHPQPMDHTPSPDPRVLPKIPRSESADKRQTLFQGYPRLSSSTNDYQHPDHPVAAFGENNKLDSRENIYNRDPKSENRESGREIRGDDGKDLKFEREPYQSEQHKGENVKLDKEGFGSGGNHLHLKESKEHHRIKRYADTPSVNAEMWNASRSNMHGPVERDVGKDALAEQRNPTEVHEAVGENKVDFKGEDRLKEKDRKRKEFKHRDWGERDRDRSDHRINLQISSGGSGETKESLKEDREGEKWEREKKDSAAKDKEKLKEREKDHPIKRETSNGADKDGLQSEKESVDAVGKPPEVESAGTDTKRLREHDSWKTNEKETRERKKERETDLEGERPEKRSRYTDKESDDGCPDAEAAGSEKDNHGGQQRRRMLRPRGSPQGSNRDQRVSSRTQENDGSQVLSAGKSDVSIVTYRVGECMQELLKLWKEYEATQDKSGENSQNGPTLEIRIPAEHVSATNRQVRGGQLWGTDVYTNDSDLVAVLMHTGYCRPTTSAPPSAVQELRATIRVLPPRDCYISTLRNNVRSRAWGAGISCSYRVELCCILKRGGGTIELEPCLTQTSTVEPTLAPVAVERTMTTRAAASNALRQQRFVREVTIQYNLCNEPWIKYSISVVADKGLKKALYTSARLKKGEVLYLETHTRRYELCFMGEKTVKSQTHDSEQNHGGVHTTNGERGSDGVDTISIDVFRWSRCKRPLPQKVMQSHGIPLPLEHVEVLEENLDWEDIQWSQTGVFLAGKEYLLARAHFISP from the exons ATGAGCGGTGTTCCAGGTAAAAGACCGCACGAGGACGTTGGCGGCGGCGGAGGTGGAAGTAATTCTTCGGGTTCTTCCAAGTACCCCCATGATGATTCCGCCGCTGGGTATCCTAATATTGGTCCAAAGCTTCAACCTTCCGCAGGTTCGAGTGAGTATATTCATCATCATACTAATTCTCACTCTCATCCTCAGCCTATGGATCATACTCCCTCTCCGGATCCTAGGGTTCTTCCGAAGATTCCGCGTTCTGAATCGGCTGATAAGAGGCAAACGTTGTTTCAGGGTTATCCTAGATTATCCTCATCTACCAATGACTATCAACATCCTGACCACCCAGTGGCTGCTTTTGGTGAGAATAATAAGTTAGACTCGAGGGAAAACATTTATAACAGGGACCCAAAGAGTGAGAACCGTGAATCTGGGAGGGAGATTCGTGGAGATGATGGTAAAGACTTGAAATTTGAGAGGGAACCCTACCAGTCTGAACAACATAAGGGTGAAAATGTGAAATTGGATAAGGAAGGTTTTGGCTCAGGTGGTAATCACTTGCATTTGAAAGAATCTAAAGAGCACCATAGAATAAAGAGATATGCGGATACCCCTAGTGTTAATGCTGAGATGTGGAATGCTTCACGTAGTAATATGCATGGACCAGTTGAAAGAGATGTTGGTAAGGATGCTTTAGCCGAACAGAGGAATCCCACGGAAGTTCATGAGGCGGTTGGGGAGAATAAGGTGGACTTTAAAGGTGAAGATAGGCTTAAAGAGAAAGATAGGAAGAGGAAAGAATTCAAACACCGTGATTGGGGAGAAAGAGATAGGGATAGAAGCGATCATCGAATCAATTTGCAGATATCTAGTGGTGGCAGTGGTGAGACTAAAGAATCATTGAAAGAAGATCGAGAAGGTGAAAAGTGGGAGCGGGAAAAGAAGGATAGTGCTGCTAAAGATAAGGAAAAGCTCAAAGAACGGGAGAAGGATCATCCCATTAAGAGAGAAACATCTAATGGAGCTGATAAAGATGGTTTACAAAGTGAAAAGGAGTCTGTGGATGCAGTTGGTAAACCACCTGAGGTTGAAAGTGCAGGAACAGACACCAAAAGACTGAGAGAACATGATAGTTGGAAAACTAATGAAAAGGAAACCAGAGAGaggaaaaaagaaagagaaactgATCTGGAAGGAGAAAGACCTGAGAAACGTAGCAGGTACACTGATAAAGAATCAGATGATGGTTGTCCAGATGCTGAAGCAGCAGGCAGTGAAAAAGATAACCATGGTGGTCAGCAACGTAGGCGCATGCTTCGACCACGAGGCAGTCCTCAAGGTTCAAATCGCGACCAACGCGTCTCATCTAGAACACAAGAAAACGATGG ATCTCAGG TTCTTTCTGCAGGTAAATCTGATGTATCCATTGTAACCTATAGAGTTGGTGAGTGCATGCAAGAGCTTCTAAAATTGTGGAAGGAATATGAGGCAACTCAAGATAAATCTGGTGAAAATTCTCAAAATGGGCCAACCCTTGAAATCCGCATCCCAGCCGAACATGTCAGTGCAACAAATCGACAG GTTAGAGGTGGCCAGCTATGGGGAACTGATGTTTACACCAATGACTCAGATCTTGTTGCTG TTCTCATGCACACTGGGTATTGTCGACCAACTACCTCTGCTCCACCATCGGCTGTTCAAGAGTTACGTGCTACTATCAGGGTGTTACCTCCAAGAGACT GCTACATTTCTACTTTGAGAAACAATGTCCGATCCCGCGCTTGGGGTGCTGGAATTAGTTGCAGTTACAGGGTAGAGCTGTGTTGCATTTTGAAG AGAGGAGGCGGCACAATTGAGCTTGAGCCTTGTCTTACACAAACATCAACGGTGGAACCAACTCTTGCTCCTGTTGCAGTTGAGCGCACAATGACTACAAGGGCTGCAGCTTCT AATGCTCTAAGGCAACAAAGATTTGTACGGGAAGTCACGATACAGTATAATTTGTGCAATGAACCCTG GATTAAATATAGTATAAGTGTTGTTGCGGATAAGGGCTTGAAGAAAGCACTGTATACATCTGCACGACTAAAGAAAGGAGAGGTTTTGTATTTAGAAACTCATACACGGAG GTATGAGCTATGTTTTATGGGAGAAAAGACTGTCAAGTCCCAGACACACGATTCAGAGCAAAATCATGGCGGCGTACACACAACAAATGGTGAACGAGGATCAGATGGGGTGGACACTATTTCCATTGATGTTTTTCGGTGGTCTCGTTGTAAGAGGCCCCTTCCACAGAAAGTCATGCAATCTCATGGGATCCCTTTACCTCTTGAACATGTGGAA gTGTTGGAGGAGAATCTTGACTGGGAGGACATCCAATGGTCACAAACTGGTGTGTTTTTGGCAGGAAAAGAGTATCTTCTTGCTCGTGCACATTTCATATCTCCTTGA
- the LOC124913923 gene encoding uncharacterized protein LOC124913923 isoform X2 — protein sequence MSGVPGKRPHEDVGGGGGGSNSSGSSKYPHDDSAAGYPNIGPKLQPSAGSSEYIHHHTNSHSHPQPMDHTPSPDPRVLPKIPRSESADKRQTLFQGYPRLSSSTNDYQHPDHPVAAFGENNKLDSRENIYNRDPKSENRESGREIRGDDGKDLKFEREPYQSEQHKGENVKLDKEGFGSGGNHLHLKESKEHHRIKRYADTPSVNAEMWNASRSNMHGPVERDVGKDALAEQRNPTEVHEAVGENKVDFKGEDRLKEKDRKRKEFKHRDWGERDRDRSDHRINLQISSGGSGETKESLKEDREGEKWEREKKDSAAKDKEKLKEREKDHPIKRETSNGADKDGLQSEKESVDAVGKPPEVESAGTDTKRLREHDSWKTNEKETRERKKERETDLEGERPEKRSRYTDKESDDGCPDAEAAGSEKDNHGGQQRRRMLRPRGSPQGSNRDQRVSSRTQENDGSQGKSDVSIVTYRVGECMQELLKLWKEYEATQDKSGENSQNGPTLEIRIPAEHVSATNRQVRGGQLWGTDVYTNDSDLVAVLMHTGYCRPTTSAPPSAVQELRATIRVLPPRDCYISTLRNNVRSRAWGAGISCSYRVELCCILKRGGGTIELEPCLTQTSTVEPTLAPVAVERTMTTRAAASNALRQQRFVREVTIQYNLCNEPWIKYSISVVADKGLKKALYTSARLKKGEVLYLETHTRRYELCFMGEKTVKSQTHDSEQNHGGVHTTNGERGSDGVDTISIDVFRWSRCKRPLPQKVMQSHGIPLPLEHVEVLEENLDWEDIQWSQTGVFLAGKEYLLARAHFISP from the exons ATGAGCGGTGTTCCAGGTAAAAGACCGCACGAGGACGTTGGCGGCGGCGGAGGTGGAAGTAATTCTTCGGGTTCTTCCAAGTACCCCCATGATGATTCCGCCGCTGGGTATCCTAATATTGGTCCAAAGCTTCAACCTTCCGCAGGTTCGAGTGAGTATATTCATCATCATACTAATTCTCACTCTCATCCTCAGCCTATGGATCATACTCCCTCTCCGGATCCTAGGGTTCTTCCGAAGATTCCGCGTTCTGAATCGGCTGATAAGAGGCAAACGTTGTTTCAGGGTTATCCTAGATTATCCTCATCTACCAATGACTATCAACATCCTGACCACCCAGTGGCTGCTTTTGGTGAGAATAATAAGTTAGACTCGAGGGAAAACATTTATAACAGGGACCCAAAGAGTGAGAACCGTGAATCTGGGAGGGAGATTCGTGGAGATGATGGTAAAGACTTGAAATTTGAGAGGGAACCCTACCAGTCTGAACAACATAAGGGTGAAAATGTGAAATTGGATAAGGAAGGTTTTGGCTCAGGTGGTAATCACTTGCATTTGAAAGAATCTAAAGAGCACCATAGAATAAAGAGATATGCGGATACCCCTAGTGTTAATGCTGAGATGTGGAATGCTTCACGTAGTAATATGCATGGACCAGTTGAAAGAGATGTTGGTAAGGATGCTTTAGCCGAACAGAGGAATCCCACGGAAGTTCATGAGGCGGTTGGGGAGAATAAGGTGGACTTTAAAGGTGAAGATAGGCTTAAAGAGAAAGATAGGAAGAGGAAAGAATTCAAACACCGTGATTGGGGAGAAAGAGATAGGGATAGAAGCGATCATCGAATCAATTTGCAGATATCTAGTGGTGGCAGTGGTGAGACTAAAGAATCATTGAAAGAAGATCGAGAAGGTGAAAAGTGGGAGCGGGAAAAGAAGGATAGTGCTGCTAAAGATAAGGAAAAGCTCAAAGAACGGGAGAAGGATCATCCCATTAAGAGAGAAACATCTAATGGAGCTGATAAAGATGGTTTACAAAGTGAAAAGGAGTCTGTGGATGCAGTTGGTAAACCACCTGAGGTTGAAAGTGCAGGAACAGACACCAAAAGACTGAGAGAACATGATAGTTGGAAAACTAATGAAAAGGAAACCAGAGAGaggaaaaaagaaagagaaactgATCTGGAAGGAGAAAGACCTGAGAAACGTAGCAGGTACACTGATAAAGAATCAGATGATGGTTGTCCAGATGCTGAAGCAGCAGGCAGTGAAAAAGATAACCATGGTGGTCAGCAACGTAGGCGCATGCTTCGACCACGAGGCAGTCCTCAAGGTTCAAATCGCGACCAACGCGTCTCATCTAGAACACAAGAAAACGATGG ATCTCAGG GTAAATCTGATGTATCCATTGTAACCTATAGAGTTGGTGAGTGCATGCAAGAGCTTCTAAAATTGTGGAAGGAATATGAGGCAACTCAAGATAAATCTGGTGAAAATTCTCAAAATGGGCCAACCCTTGAAATCCGCATCCCAGCCGAACATGTCAGTGCAACAAATCGACAG GTTAGAGGTGGCCAGCTATGGGGAACTGATGTTTACACCAATGACTCAGATCTTGTTGCTG TTCTCATGCACACTGGGTATTGTCGACCAACTACCTCTGCTCCACCATCGGCTGTTCAAGAGTTACGTGCTACTATCAGGGTGTTACCTCCAAGAGACT GCTACATTTCTACTTTGAGAAACAATGTCCGATCCCGCGCTTGGGGTGCTGGAATTAGTTGCAGTTACAGGGTAGAGCTGTGTTGCATTTTGAAG AGAGGAGGCGGCACAATTGAGCTTGAGCCTTGTCTTACACAAACATCAACGGTGGAACCAACTCTTGCTCCTGTTGCAGTTGAGCGCACAATGACTACAAGGGCTGCAGCTTCT AATGCTCTAAGGCAACAAAGATTTGTACGGGAAGTCACGATACAGTATAATTTGTGCAATGAACCCTG GATTAAATATAGTATAAGTGTTGTTGCGGATAAGGGCTTGAAGAAAGCACTGTATACATCTGCACGACTAAAGAAAGGAGAGGTTTTGTATTTAGAAACTCATACACGGAG GTATGAGCTATGTTTTATGGGAGAAAAGACTGTCAAGTCCCAGACACACGATTCAGAGCAAAATCATGGCGGCGTACACACAACAAATGGTGAACGAGGATCAGATGGGGTGGACACTATTTCCATTGATGTTTTTCGGTGGTCTCGTTGTAAGAGGCCCCTTCCACAGAAAGTCATGCAATCTCATGGGATCCCTTTACCTCTTGAACATGTGGAA gTGTTGGAGGAGAATCTTGACTGGGAGGACATCCAATGGTCACAAACTGGTGTGTTTTTGGCAGGAAAAGAGTATCTTCTTGCTCGTGCACATTTCATATCTCCTTGA
- the LOC124915482 gene encoding extradiol ring-cleavage dioxygenase-like yields MKAEVLIIITGIAVTAFSSLFLYHHLLLFTGRGEDAVTDFTADNSRSPVMVVNDTFFISHGSPTLSIDDSLPARHFLKSFRHLVFTQNPSAIVVISAHWETAEPTVNAVAGESSTIYDFYGFPQSMYKIKYPAPGSPKLAKRIRELLETSGFPRVKEDKERGLDHGAWVLLMLMYPDANIPVCQLSIQPDKDATYHYNMGRALASLKEEGVLIIGSGSATHNLRALSQSFDGSVPGWAFEFDAWLTDALHSGRYEDVNRYEEKAPHAKMAHPWPDHFYPLSVAMGAAAGGGGGGKSTKAELVHHSWSRTLSYASYRFTSL; encoded by the exons ATGAAAGCAGAGGTTTTGATTATCATCACAGGAATAGCCGTAACAGCCTTCTCCTCTCTATTTCTCTATCATCATCTCCTTCTCTTTACGGGAAGAGGAGAAGATGCTGTAACAGATTTCACCGCTGACAATTCACGATCACCGGTGATGGTGGTCAACGACACTTTCTTCATCTCCCACGGATCGCCTACTCTCTCCATCGACGATTCCCTCCCTGCTCGACACTTCCTCAAATCATTCCGACACCTAGTCTTCACTCAAAACCCGTCAGCAATTGTCGTTATCTCCGCTCATTGGGAGACAGCAGAGCCTACCGTCAATGCCGTCGCCGGTGAATCCTCTACTATCTATGACTTCTACGGATTTCCTCAGTCAATGTACAAG aTCAAATATCCTGCACCTGGATCGCCAAAGTTAGCCAAGAGGATAAGAGAATTGCTGGAAACATCCGGATTTCCGCGAGTAAAGGAGGATAAAGAGCGTGGACTGGATCACGGAGCTTGGGTATTGCTCATGCTGATGTATCCAGACGCGAATATCCCTGTTTGCCAGCTCTCAATTCAGCCAGACAAAGATGCTACCTATCATTACAATATGGGAAGAGCATTGGCCTCTCTAAAAGAGGAAGGGGTTCTCATTATTGGCTCTGGCTCTGCAACTCATAATCTTAGAGCGTTAAGCCAGTCATTTGATGGTTCTGTACCTGGCTGGGCTTTCGAGTTTGATGCCTGGCTCACAGATGCCCTTCACAGTGGCAGATATGAAGATGTAAACCGTTATGAAGAGAAGGCACCCCATGCGAAAATGGCTCACCCTTGGCCAGATCATTTCTATCCGCTTAGTGTGGCCATGGGTGCAGCAGCAGGAGGTGGTGGCGGAGGAAAAAGTACAAAGGCTGAGCTCGTACACCATAGCTGGAGCAGGACTCTCTCGTATGCCTCTTACAGGTTCACTTCACTTTGA